Below is a window of Syngnathus typhle isolate RoL2023-S1 ecotype Sweden linkage group LG12, RoL_Styp_1.0, whole genome shotgun sequence DNA.
CCCACCCCCGCTGCCCACGATACGATGTGAGGAAGTACCAGAGAAGAGCCAGCGATGCACCCGAGCCATTCTAGAAAGATACAGAGCGCTGAAGGAGAAAAGGTGCTGGATACGACAGGCAGAGCTAGGATTTTTGCCCTTGCGGGGCATTGGGTGGCCAAAGATACCTCAAATATTTCTCAAGGGTGTGTAAAACAACCAGAATTTTACAAATCTCCCAAATTTTTCAGAAAACATCCCTTTTAGGTTTCCAAGGGGAAACAGttggaaatgtggaaaaaatatcgGGAAAAATCCCAAAACACCCAAAGGTTAATCTACCCCCAGTGAAGAGCTCCACCACTGCTGGAACTAGTTTGTCATGTCAATAATTTGATGAAATCTGACTTGAGAGCTAAATTTAGTTCGATAAAGAACATCTGTCATGTTCCAACAGGTCAAAGCATGATGAGCTGGAAGATCAAGATAGTGGGATGAGTGTGGTTGATGAGCTGGAAAGGGAGATTGAAGAGATGGAGAAAAGTGAAACTGTATCAAATCCATCAGCAGAGGAGACCACAGGTGAGCAAGGAGAATTGAGAGAGGAGGACCTGCACGATATGGATAAAGACACATTGTTAGAGATGCAGGATTCTCTACTGGAGCAGGTCTGTTTCAATTCTTCTTGCTGCACTCAACATCTCAAGATCAAAAAGCAGTAATCCATGAATTTATTGTTTCATGCATTTACTAGATGAAGACTTTGGTGGATCAATTTGATAAGGATCACATGATGTGTCTTGAGAAGGTACAGATGCTGGACTGGAAGCTAAAACTTGCCAATCTGCGCCATTTGACTCTTTATCAGGAGCTATTGCTTCTCAAGGAGGTGGATAAGAGTGAAAAGGTTTCGCAGGACAAGCTTGACAAACGTCTGAAGGAGCAGCACGAGTTGCTGGTGAGGAAATATTTGTGTCGTTTTGAACTGTGGCTCATGCCTGTGGTGTATATTTTATGTATGTTacttgataagcatttttagagTCGCTGAATTGAAGCcaacaatgttttgttttgggcattttttgttgttggttgaACCAAAGCACACTTTATTATCTTCAAGCATGCCATTTCCATGCTGTCAAATACAAACGTCTTGGTCTCTTTTGTAACAGTCTGAGTTGGAGAGGTGTAGGAAGGCGCTGGAACTGAAGCGTAAAGACATTGCAAAACGTCAAGAGAAAGAGAAATCCAATACAGCAGCTTTCCATGCCTTGCTGGGTGATGACAACAACTTTGAGGAGTATCTGACCAAAGTTtacaagaagaaaataaaacgtaccaagaagaaggaggaagaaAGTGATGGTGAGGGACTGCTTTGATCACAGAATGTGACCTCTTTGTGTGTGCTGTCATGCAAGGAATTCAAAGAAATTGTTTTGCAGGGGAAGACGAAGACAGCAATGATGACTTTGACGATTATGAAAACtgggatgatgacgacgatgatgattgGGATGGATTAGATGGAGAGGGGGCTGTGGAGGAATGCCCTGCAGGTCAGTACATCTGCGCAGATTCTCAGTCAGTCATCCGGGTCATGGGAATTGACAAAAGTTGGATCAAACTCTTTGAGTTTGTTGAAGACGTTCCAACAATCCCAAATAAACCTTTCAGAGCAAAAAGTACCTCCATTTATTTTTGTGGGTTTCGTTGGAAAGATCTGCTCATTGAGAATAAAATGTAAAGATACACTGCAAATCAGTAGAATGGAGAAAGAATATACTAAATGAGTCCTATGAATCGTGACGATAGTTGTACTGAAAGTATTGCCATGCCACAGGGTGCGATCAAAAGCTGTTTGATGACATATTGGAGCTGCGTGAACGTCGCTTGGACCTGGAGGAGTTGCTGGCAGAGGAGAAGAAGAATGCTGAACACTTGGAGAAGGATTGTGACGCCCTTGTGAAAAAGGTCAGAGCAGGGCATGCAAACGTGGCTGTACCAAATACCAACTTAGTACTGAATCATATAGTATATCAAAATGATGTGGTTTTGTCATCAGAATTTATTACTTCTAAAACAATTCCttctgaaattattattattattattattattattattattattattgttattattattattattattattattattattattattattgttattatcattattattattattattattattattattattattggcctGTATTTATGATCACAGAACTTTCCAGAAATTCTTTGAATGAGATTTAGAATAAACCAGAAATTTGCAAAATTGCATGTCAGTTCCTGTCACCATTCATGTTTTAATGGGATTAATTAATATACCTTGTAAACTAAtaagacatttttaaatgtgaaaagaaTCTGAACTTTCTTATATTGTATTTCAAAAATACACTTTTCAAGGAAATCTTCAGAAAACATACCTGAGTCGTACCATCTTATTGCAATCCTTTCTTggttttactttattttttttgttcttactCACGTTTGAGCTATGGTCTTGTAGATGAAGTCAATCAAAATCAGTCTTAAGGCTGCAGAAGATGACTTAGAACAAGTCAACAGAGAGAAACAGCAAAAAATGAACCAACTGGATGTTGTGGTTCCTCTTCGGCTGCAccaggtaaaaagaaaaaaaaaaatcattgtgttATTGGAATTGTACTTCCATTTTAAAAAGAAGTTCTCAGTGCCACTTTGCAATCTTCAGATTGAGATTGATATTACTGGCCAAGTGCCTTCGGACCTCAGCCCGGCATTGGTGCTCACTAGGATGGAGCTACAAAGGCTGCAGGAGCGAGTGAACGAATTAGAGGTAGAGAAGCATCAGCAGACAGAAGTGTACCGTCAGGCCCGTCAGCAGCACATCAGGCTCATCAAAGAACGCAAGGAAATGAACAATGAAATTGAGAGTAAGACCAAAAACATCCGAAGGCCTACCGACAGCAGCCAAATCCAGAatattcatttgaatttgtttgtaAATTGGTGCAGCGCTGGAGAAGCTTTGCCACCAGCTGATGATGACAAGGTTTGGGCGAGAGGTGGATATGGAGGTTCTGCAGACTCTGTGTGCCAACAAGTCAGTTGCTGAGATGAAGCAGGAAAGAATCTTGCGGGAAATTGCAATTGCCAAAGACATCCAACAATGGGATGTAAGACCgtttgcatgtgtgtatgtatctGGTGAATGAATTACACTTTCTTATGATTCATTTTTTCCGTGTGTGACATTTAGAGGAAAGTACAAAAATCTCGTGAAGCCCTGATCGCGATGACACGGAGCAACTCGGAGCGTCTCCTTTGCTTGAATAGTCTCTTTGAACAGAAGAAGGAGCTGGAGATGAAACTTTACgcaagacaaaagaaaattgtAATTCAATTTCAACTTTGTCACCCTCAAACATCTCGACCCTAAAGCAAATTCCACCGAGGACCACCTCAAATACGCACCACCACCATGACCAACATTACAAATACACAGCAACACAGTAGGTCTTAATCAAAAGTGATGAAACGTTTTTTTATTCCTAAAaggtaaatattttgtttttgtaagcCACTGTAATACAGTTTAACACAAACACTGCATCATGaagcatctatccatccattatctgcacATGAAAGTTAAATACTTTTCTATTGAATCTAGATGAATTTTCAAAGTGAAAATCTTAAATGATTAAATGAAAAAGTACTATTTATCCTAAAAGTCGTGGTGCTGTAGTAACTGCTTTAGTTGGAGCTACAGTGTGGTACTGTGGTTTTCACTCTTGGAGAATCACTGCATACTAGACGGATAAAAACTAAAACCAATCCAACCTTTATTTTGACAATAACAGTAATACACGAAATCAATCTACTTCAATTACTAATCAAAAATATTGCTGGTCTTTCAGTGAATTTGAATCTTTGTGTCTGTATCGGCCCAAACCAAATACCTTTGTGTACTTGTGTGTACTCAGGGCAAGCATCTTCAGGCCTGCAGCAGGCAAGCAGACAAGGACCAAATCTGGAGTCTTCAGGAACTGGTGAGAAAACAAGCTGAGCAGATAGAGAAGCTATCTAAAGAGGTCAGCGAGCTTGGACCCACTGGAGGACACATGCTTTCCGCCGCCCATGCTCATCTACCGCCGCTCCCTCGTCAACCCACTCCCATAGTACACAAACTCAGCAGAAAACAAGGAATACTTATACCTGGCATAAAGCAAGAGGACACAAGTGAAAGTGAGACGGACGACTAAAAATGGAATTCACCTGATGTTACTTGTTCATTATTATGGACCTTAGATTGCTGATAAATTAACACAAGCAGAGGATTAACAGTGACACATTTTTAAGAGAATTCCACAAAACAACGGTGAGCTCACTGAAAAGTAGTTAGATCAGACCACATCATTTCTGGAGGTGGAATCTCAAACACGGTCTTTCTTTATGCTTGCTGTGTTCAAGTTGCTATGTTGACCAAAACGCCATTTCGAGTTCAATtcttattttaaaacattttccaaTGTTGGGTTCTGATATTTCAACATTTTACTTTAGAATCTTTCAAGTATTGTACATTCTTTCTGATTTTTTGCCATCCCTGATAAATTTTCTGCGCTATGGACTAAACTAAATTTTGGGCCAATATCTCAGCTTTTTCACTATCAGTAACTGCTGAACAATTCTCCAAGGTTAACACAGGATAATCTCACTCCCGCTGATCCCCTCCCATCCTCTTTATCATCGCCCAAATATCCACTGTTCTACTCTCCGCCAACTGCACTCCTACCTCTTTTGCTACGTCGGGTCAGCCTCTGTCCAGGTGTTAGCCCTGTGGCAGTCATCCATTAAATGCAATTCAGTGTCCCCCAAACTTCCTATCTCTGACACAGTCATGGACCCCCTTACGCTATGGAACCAAAACAGGAGAAGCCCTAGCAGTGTTCAGTGTTCAGCTGTCGTGGAGTTCCGTGCTGTACAATGTCCCTGTTTGCTTCTTGTCAGCCCTGCCGGCTTTATGACTTCCCAGTCTAATGCATGGTAGTTCGCAAGAGTCCCTCTagttcaggggtgtcaaacaaatttttgtcacgggccgcatcataATCAttgtttccttcggagggccattataactGTCAGCATCTTCTATATAAAGTATAGGCCACACAACAAACTAATGAATAACCAGCTTTTAAATCAGAGTAGTAAAAAGTGTtatacatattttaaaaaacgaatggaaataaaaattgccagaaataactattttttttttaaagtgaactcAATATTTAATTTAgtcttgacacatgaagtcaatgtacaatttgtctttgcgggccacataaaatgatgtggcgggccatgtctggcccctgggccttgagtttgacacctatgatctaGTCACTAGACTTTAGTGGCAATTCAATTACAATAGTCCAAaaataaaaggacaaaaatGGCTCACACATCAAGTTTTATTAACACCACAACAGATTTATTTGGCTTGGGTGTAGTGCATAAAATATGAGATAAGATTGAAAACTTGCTAAGCTTGTATATCCCATTTATGTACAGTATACAGTATTTACAAGGGCGCGTCCATTAATacaaatgcacttttttttcctttaacaAATTGTATGTTTAGTTTAACATGGATTGGTTAGATGGGCTCTGTTAGAGACATATACCAATTCTTAACACCTTATCAGATTTTCTTTAGTCACGACTGCCTCACGAGTAACACGTGTTACTATTGTGCTCTACTTGTTTTGCCAGTGTTCAGAAATGTCACAGTAGTATTAGGGGGAAAAACACCTTAACAAGTGAGGCAGATGTAGGAGTGAACTTAATTTTCTTACTTGTGAGAACAAAGCATACAATTGTATATGATCAATGGAGAGTATAAATTCTCAAATATAGGCACTTGCTCTGTTTACCACTGCCTGCatggaaaaaagacaaaaaaaaaacattgctttgCTTCACTAGTGCTCCAATTTAAGCAAGTTGGgttatttttttgtccttgtTCGGAGAGCAAACATTTGACTTAGACAACATTGTATTTGGAATAACTTCAATGACCACTTCAGAGAAGGAAATGCaaacatacccccccccccccccgaaaaaaaaagtgtcccaATCAACTCTTCTCCCATCCTTCACCCACTCAGAGGGCACTCAGCTCCTGCGTCAGTCTCTCCTTCTCCCGCTCCAGCTCCGCGATGATCTGCTTGTTCTGCTCCAGGCGATCCTCCAGCCACTGCAGCAGCGGTCCGCTCACTGCTGACATCTGGCTGCATAAGTTCTTGGTGAATACAGAGCCGTTGTGGATCTTGGTGACCGGGTCCAAGTGGGCCAGGCTGTGGATCTTCCGGTATGTATCCTGCTCCTCTTGACACAGAATCCGCGGGAGCTCCACGGCCGACTCCAGGCACACTTTACCGATGGTCTCGCGCGGGACAACGTGAATCGGGATTTCCACACGCTCGTAGTCGGAACCCTTTTGGGCCTGGGTCGACTGGAAGCAGGTGTACAGAACCCGGCCCGTCTTGGTGTTTTTGTCCTCAATGAAGCAGGAGAAGATGAGGCCCACGAAGCCCTGATCCAGCATTTGGTACATTGCCTGAGTTCGGACGTCGACGTGCGAGGGCCACACGGTGATGTGCGGATGGGAGTGGTACCAGCCAACCACCCGCATCGGCTTGCCTGTCATGTCGGCCAGCCTCTCGGCCTCCGTGGAGGCGGCAGACAGCTGCTCCGGGGAGATCTCCACCCGGTCCTTCCTCTTGTCCGACCGGCGGAGGATGATGACGGAGTGTATGTGGACGACCCTGGTGAGTTCCACCTCTCCGATACACAAACCCATCACTTCTTCTTTCTCTGTGCTCAACGCGTGATTCATACACACCAGGAAGGCGTCCGACTCTAGATGAACCGCATTGACTGCCATTCTCTTTCTTCAAAATAAATCTTAAACAAGACTGATATTAAAAGCACGAACTGGGAGGGAACCTGGGTTTACCTTGGCGTTTGCTTTCAATTAGAGGTCCGAGTTGACGCAACGATCGGCGCAAGGTTCCGCCTGCCCAAAAATCTTCTTtcctgcttcttctttttttttttttgccagtttaCCTCCTGATATATGGGgcattaccgccacctactggGTCGAATGTTATGACGAGAGAGCCTGCAGTTACAGACTACTTTGTAACTGAAAAGAATAGAACACTCACTACCCGTTCCATTAGCCCGGTTTTCCCAGGGAACTCAAATAACTGTCTCAAATAACTTTTCCAATCTCTACCTGCAGAATATGTTCCAGTCTAAATGCTACCTCTACTTTTGGAGTTACTCCTGCGCCTACTACCTGTACTACTTCCCACCAATGCTTGGATATTTCTCTGTTGCCTTCacagttatctttttttttttagttttgctaAT
It encodes the following:
- the LOC133163227 gene encoding lys-63-specific deubiquitinase, which codes for MAVNAVHLESDAFLVCMNHALSTEKEEVMGLCIGEVELTRVVHIHSVIILRRSDKRKDRVEISPEQLSAASTEAERLADMTGKPMRVVGWYHSHPHITVWPSHVDVRTQAMYQMLDQGFVGLIFSCFIEDKNTKTGRVLYTCFQSTQAQKGSDYERVEIPIHVVPRETIGKVCLESAVELPRILCQEEQDTYRKIHSLAHLDPVTKIHNGSVFTKNLCSQMSAVSGPLLQWLEDRLEQNKQIIAELEREKERLTQELSAL